The nucleotide sequence ttattactttgatTTTAGTCTGGTATTTTTATCTGATACTTGAACTTGCATGCAGGCTACTTCTGCTGCCATTGTGCATTCTTAAGGgcattcacatttattttcaataatCAGTCTCAAATGAATCTGGTAGGAGATAGTTGACAGGCAGGATGGTGTTGGGTTAGTGCAGGTGGCATGAGAAAGTACTTGTCAGAAAAATTAATTTGAACAATGTTGATACTTAATGTCTTTCATGTAAGTAAACATCCTGTCTATTTTGTTTCACATGTAACATTGCCAAGCAGAGCAAGCAGAAACcgataaaatgaaatgttgtgtGCACATGTAAGCATTTTCTGTTCACTTTTGACTCTGTGTAATGAATGTGTGTTGACTTGATGACATAAACATAAACTCTGTGGTCTGGTTGTTTGAGGTTCAGAAGGGTCTCATTTTGGCTTTATaaggatgaagagaaagaagaagaaagatgcaggaaaataaacaagaaatgcATTAAATCTTTTGGAAGGCAGGATGAGACTGGGTTGAATGTGACCAAACTGCTTGGACTGTTAGAAATTAAGGTCAGCGGATATTGTTAGCGTTTTTCCCTGGAAAAGCTGAATCAgtacattttacaaacaaattatttaaaaggaGACTAAAATGAGTGTGAGAAATATGATGGCAAATCTCCAATCTTGGGTTTGAAGTGGTGGTTTTAGTTTGATATATTCTGGTCCCATTTTGGCAGAAAAACATAATAGCAATGTTTAACAGGATGTGATTAGTTTACACCACTTCACTCATTTACGTGGCTGGAAACAACTATCTAAAACAACTATTGTATTCACATCACAGTCTACTtgcaaaaatgcacaaatatcAGCCACACTTTGACTCCCTCCACTGTAAAAGGTCTGGCAGAATGGTGGCCCAGGAACCGCATTACTGTGGTATTTACACAGAGCAGATACACTGACCTTCTCTCTGCTTGATAGAAAGCCTCTGTGACATTCAGCAGCATTGATCACATTATAGAAAAGTCAGTTGCTTAATGTGGAACAGCAAAAGTAAAAGATACCTCGCCATTTGGTTAAGAATGACAGATATCGGATTTGAGTAAAATGCAGATGGAGTGATACGAATGTGCAGAGAGGGGAAAGATGaaaagaaggggaggaggtgCATGTGGGGTTGGTCATACGGTTTAGCCTGTTGATCACAGTTGCAGTCAGAGGAACCCTGGGGAGCAGCTGAcctttttgtgtatgtatgtgtgggaACACACCTGAGCTGTTTACTGAAAACTAAAGAGGGCACCTGACTTAACTGACCTTTCTTTTAAGGTCTGTTCTGTGTGGAAGCTAGTTCTCTGGTAATCATATCGGGAGAGCAGGGGGATATTGCTACTTTTAGATGAGTTACAAATGTCACTGAAAATTTGTCAAGGTCACTCGGAGAATATGCTGTACATCAAACTCTATATGCCTCTCATTgattttttgcccacttggtCGCAGTGGAAATATGCTGTAATATATGGAATATAGTATAACCTATTGTAGTATGTTGATACAGTCAAACAAGTTAGCAAACAGTTCTCTATTAACACATTCAACAGATAGCCTACAGAGCAATATTAGCATCGATTTGGGGTTGTGTTTGAATCCATCGGCATATCTAGGTCCTATTTACCTTTTGCATTTTATCACCAAAGAACTTCTCAGCGTCTGTAATTTTGTATTCCTTTACtatgttgtgttgtgtacaCTGACATCAGTTCCTTGAGATCACATTGTGACTACCTTGCGAAAGACTGATCTGTAAGATCATGAGACATTCTTCTGCAGCAGTCTGACAAACACTGAGCACTATTTTTATCGCGGGACCCATTAGATAATTTCTCCCACACAGCACATGGATCACCCAGTCACACTGACAGCTtggaatgtgtttgttttatgagtTTATAACAATGTGTTATAATCAACAGCAACATAAGTGATAAGTGAGGTAATTCAAAGCATGCTCCAAAACACCAAGTGCAAAGTGGAGACTCATTAAGTTAGTTACACTATTACACTGCACAGtccagttttgtttgtttcatgacATGGGCTTTTTACCAAAGCTATGttgtcaataaaataaacatcttaTTGCATAGTTGGGtgaaaaagatgttttaatttatgttgATAAATCAGATAACAGACCACAAAAGAACCTAACATGCAGAAGAatgaactaaaacagtaaagtgCCTGGccagaaaaacaaatcaataagcTGAAAGATGTTAGAGCGCTCTGTATAGCTGCAGATCAGCTGTTAATTCAAAATAATTTGTTCCATTGTTAGCATAAagttatactgcagcagcttcaaAGAAGTTTCTTTCCGTTATTATAAACATACTCACATGAAACGAATGATGGAAGATGTCAGATTTCTTGTGAAGTTCATTGAGTATAAACACACGAGTCCAGGCATGAAATaaaaattgtagtttttatacAGTTATACAGTGTAGACTGTttggaaaaaagacatgaacTGTAGACTGAGTTTATATTCACATGGATTAAACAGATCATCACTGAAAGCCCTTGTTTAGTCAGTCTGCAGCTTTACAcggtgtatttttttttgtgtatcttTTAAATGTCAGACACCCTTCAGGACTCACATTAACTTGAGCACGTTATCTGAGTTGCAATATACATATCATAAATATTATGCTTTGATTTCAAATATGCAAGATTACAAAATGTCAGCACTGTGAACACAAGCCCTACTCTCTActacaaacacaacattaacatttttgacAGCTGACGCACTGTGATCTAACTATGTTTGGTAGTGAGTTCATTGCTAAGTGAGCCAAGCAGTGTCATTACAGTCCCACAGGGAAAGAGTCAGCCAGGCTATCAGACATGCTATTACTGGAAATTAAGTTAAATGTTTCAGTACTCCTGAACTCTCAAAACAAGTGGCTGGCAAAATAGAGGCAAGTTGTAATGGGTGTTTAGGCTGAAAACACAGAACAAGCACAGGAATATACAGGCAGGTAGTTGAGAGTTCCAATCAGGGTAAAACTCTCATTCTACATTCAAGTCGGCTCACCTCTTCAGGCGTTCATTCAGTGAAGGGAACAGGGACTGTGGACGTTCATCTGAAGCATATAAGGATGAATGCAAGGGAGAGGAACATGAAAGAGCAAGCAGAAGAGTGTGGAATGATGCAgagtgacagaaaaagagaggcaAAAGTAGAATTAATTATATTCCAGCCCAGTCTGGTGGACGGCTGATAAGAAAGATCAATACCAGCAGAGATGTTCATCGGAATCACGCATGCGTTGTGTGTGGTGGTCTTCTTATGGGAATACGATGAGTCTGGAATTGGATGAAGCAACATAAAGAAGCCATTGAATTAAAtgggaaaaatatatatataaatagaaagagacagggaaagagtgaaagagagataggcacaaagagagacaaagaaaataaatgcatgaatgaagAAATAGGAGCTTAAAAGATACTGAGGATTTTAACAGCAAAGAGGAAACACAATTTTTCCACAAATCCACTAACTTGTCAAATTAGATTTCCCTAATGACAGAGACACATGAAGAATGCTAATGCCAGTTAGTGTCTCAATTTCATCGCTTAGAGACTTGGTTCGACTACAGCTAATGAGAATGACACAAGCAGGAAACACTGTTAGCTTTCCTGACTCAGATGGTGATTGGGTTGTCAGAGGAGCCAGTGAAGCGGCATGTAAAGAAATACAGGTCAAGGCCTGAGACAAATAGATTTTCTCTTCTGTGCCTTAAACTTGTCATTATGATTACATCTAGGACATGAAGAGAAGTGTTATCACATCCTATCACTTTAAGGGATTTCTGCAGTGGGTCTAAATCCGCTTGTGCAGCTGAGAAACAACCAGACTCAATGGGCTTGTTTGagttaacaatgtgttgtaaaCCATTTCACTTGTAAATCACAAGTCatgacatgtttcagtgttttaaagtgtctGTAATAATGTCATGCTCCTCTATGCATTCACTTTGCTTTTCGCACACTTGAGACCAAATGAGGCAGCAGCTAGGATGTTTTGGACTGGAAGGCAGTGATCCATACGCTGCCTTCCAGTCCTACCCTGAGTGAGGGGATGCGAGCTGCAGAAGGTAATTTCAACTGTGTCCTTATCTAACTCCACACCTGGAAGCATGTACAGGGTAACACTGCTCTTGCAGACATGGATTGGTTCTGACTGGGAACACCTGACTCACCAAAAGCTGTGACAGCAGAGTAACTGAGAGTCGGGCCAGGTTTATCCATACATAATTTTCAACATGCAGCACTGTTACAGggtgtttttgcattttaatgaaTCCAACATTGACTCTGTTGTTTCTTTATATGTCTTCATTTGCAGACTTTTGAAATATTGAATTGTTTGTATGACTTTGGTTTATAGTGTTATTAGTTACTTGTACAAAccttcttttaaaacattttttaattgtttatatttattccatGCCAACAGGGCAAACTCCATCCAAACTGATATGCTTAAAAACTATGACAACTAAATTGACCTTGAAGTGTCTTATTTATAGATCAACTATTTTGAATTAACAGTCCAGGACTTTCTGTTTCCAGGTTTCTATTGTATGTGGCTCTTATGATACATTGcttttatgtatgtattgtgtCAATTGTTTTAAGGTATAATTGTCTCAGgtgttttgattttaattggTTGTTGCAGCCCTGGCCTGTAAAGATAATGCTATTTTTGTAATGTAAGTTTAATGACTGACAAAGTTCCATGAGCAAAGCAATGCATTTTCAATCAGCTTAATGCAGACAGGACAGTATGTGCGCGAGTTACTACTTTCTTTTCCATTCACTCTTTTATTCACCTGCCAACCAATGTGCATTTGCCTCTATTCAATAGAGGGGACAGGGAACAGTAGTGATAAGAACATACATAAAGGTAatgggaagaaaggaaagaacatTACATCTGTGGTTTTGAGTAAAAATATCTAGACTTTTTCAGGCTGCTTTCAACTCCATTATGCCTTACGCTTAGAAACACCACCTAACTATAACTAATGCATCATTGTTTGTAATTCATGGATTTTTCAAATAACGAAATGTTGTGCAAACcatcttaaaaatgttaaaaacgtgttgaaaacattaaatcacAAAGCAGCTCTTAGGTACACTGCTCGCAGGTACACTGACCTCACCAGTGTTGGagcttaaaacatttaatttcatcttACAGTGCATGTCCAGCCATGCCTAATAGTTCTCTGTCCCTGTCAGCCTCTAGGGTAGAAAATGGAGGTCAGAGCCAAATAGGATAGGGTCCTTGGCAGAAAATGTAATGGCAGGTGCAGAGAGCATGTCTTAACTTTGCTCATCCTGCATTGAGAGTTTAAATTTTGCATCCTTGCCTTTAAAGGAACTTCTGTCTTATACAACAACATGCAGGGCAGGTTTGACAGAGAAGAGTAACATTTGCTTACTCTTCACATGCCAAACTGGCTCCACTGCAGTATTTTAAGGAATGAGTTTGCACAGTCAAAATGCCTGAAGATGTCTGTTTTAATTGAAGTCTTGGCCTTGCTGCCAACAGCTGCACACTTACATGCTGCACAGACAGGATAAATTGCAAGAGACAAATTCCATCTTCCTGTGTGTTTTGGCAGATGTATATTGTTAAATATCATTAATATATGaagtaattaaatgttaatgttgccTTGTTGCCAGTTTCCTAAACAGAGATACTCTAATTAGTCGCTGAGAATCTTTACAATCATTTCAACCTCCACACCTATTAGAGTGGTGTAGCGTAATGAGGTTAAATCCGTTCAAAATGCTCATCCATTCGTACATAATTTCTCTAAGATATTCTTCTTTCTATCATGCAGTAAAGCACAGATGCACTGTGACTCTAATTAAGACCTCTCACTTTAAGTTGAATAGTTTTCCATTACAGTAATACTGTATATCTCACACTTAATAATTTGAAATTATGTGAAAAGTGCAATTATACAGTTGAGTTGACACTAATGTTATAAGCAACTCGGTGTTGAGGTATAGCCTCTTACACAGCATGTTAGCTGGATAACTGGGAATTGTCTTATTCCCTAGAGACTAGAGATGTGTCCTGTCTTTACCTGGTTACATTGATTTAGTTTCACATCAAAAATGCTTTCTTCCTTATGAGACATTATTCAACATATTACAAGGAACCTCAGATGAGCTTGTGAAAAAATGGTCTCCGCTTAGCAAAGTCTTTTGGTTGTGAGTGGCCAGCAATAGTTTATTAAGCTCACTAAGTATCTTTTTTTGTGGTATTTGTTTAATTGCTTAATATGTCGTGCTTTGTTAATGTTTATGTCTTGTTGTATTTCTTCATACTTACTACTTGTTGCTAAGTGGTGTTTGGATGGGATGAAGGAAatagtgtttgttttggtctctTTTTTAGAAATTCTAATGAATTTGTGCACTTATGCTTTCttgaaaacatttcacatcatGACTACATAGAAACTATATCTGCAACTCACGCAATATCTTCTGATGGACCATAATTTACATCTACCAAGTTTATGGtggacatttattttctgtctcattaATAACATCCATTAGATTATTGCTACAACCTTGGCTCTCTCCACTTAATGccatttttaagatatttggCATCACAGCTTAATTAACTTAACCTTTGCCTCTCTCACTCCACAGCACCAATCCCTTCTCTATTCTCCACcatcctccctctgtctcctgtGTCTGCCAGTGTGTTCTTTGTCCTTGGCTGTGTGGTGCAcatatccagctgtctgtctcagCCTTTTTAGGAGGCACAAAATGACCATCTTGATGTAGAAAACagcaattcattgtttttatgctCCCTGCCAAgacttctcctttttctttttgatttattttagctttaatatttttattggcCCCTGACTCCTCTTGATTGACAGTCAGTGTGGAGGAATCAAGCACAATGTGAACTGCAACGACATAGTCATTACCATGACATATGATTATTGTCCATTATGGCTCTGCCTACTTGccatttaaatgattatatatGATTTCCCTCTCAACACACTGCCCACAAAATTTTCAAATCACGTAATGTCCAAATGACATGTAGCCTAATACTTCATCTAATCCTTCCATTTCCAATTGAAACAGCAATGCTATTATGGTAAATATCTGCATCTAATAAAGTAAACTATTAAATTGCGCAAATCTTAAAAGCTGAAATCTGGATCCCCGGATatcatttttgtattatttgggATCCGTACCTTCCTATAGTCATATCCCAGGTCAGGTCTcacaagggaggaagaaggaataaaAAGAGCGCGTTTAGAAATGGGAAGCAGCTCAGTGGTTTTGTGTGTTGCGCACCTCCCCTCTCCGTAGTGCAAGAGCCTCCTCCAATTCCTGCTCTTCATGCCAGAGCCTGCAGCTGTCTCTGTTGCGTCCCACCGCCGCTGTTGTGGGAAAATCGTTTCTCCGCATGACGAACCGACGGGAGACTTTTTCCACCTTGAAGTGTCACAGTAAACCCGAAGGATCGCAACTTTTAAACAATTTCCAACACTCCTAGAAGGCTGAATGAAAACACCTGACAGCTCCTAACACCCCGTCCGTGTGTTGACTGAAATCTTTGCAACAGTGAAGATTACAGGAATGTGGAATACAAGTGTATCTCAGCGGTGAGTGTTGTAATGCGTTTATCATTCCTCTGTCTATGTAGTATTTGTTGGACTGTGCGTAGGCGTTCTGCAATATTAACTTAGTGTTTCCTGTCCGGGCATGACTGGTTTTGAATGCAAATGTCATTTACGTTGAACAACTGTAGCGTGTAGCAACAGATCAGTGAAATttgaatgtgttattttctgtctaagaatgcatttaaatactaaaaataaGCCTTAACAACAAATATCTCTTCATGCAGTAAAAGGACGTTCCTCTGCCCCTGACACCATGACCACAGACCTGAACTTGACCTCCCTGCTGAACGTGACAGATCCACACAATCATACAAGAGGATGTTCTCTCACCAAAACAGGTTTTCAGTTCTACTACCTGCCCACTGTCTACATCATGGTCTTCATCACAGGGCTGGTGGGCAACAGCCTGGCCATATGGATGTTTGTGTGCCACATGAGACCCTGGAGCAGCATCTCTGTCTACATGTTTAACCTGGCTCTGGCTGACTTCTGCTACGTCCTGTCTTTGCCCTTCCTCATCTTCTACTATTTCAACAAAACCGACTGGATATTCGGTGACGTTCTGTGCAGACTGCAGCGATTCATTTTCCATGTGAATCTGTATGGGAGCATTTTGTTTCTGACCTGCATAAGTGTTCACAGGTACACCGGGGTGGTGCACCCGCTCAAGTCTCTGGGTcgactgaagaagaaaaatgcagTTATTACCAGCGCGCTGGTGTGGGCGGTGGTCGTTGTGGGCATCTCCCCCATCCTTTATTATTCGAGGACCGGCTTGAAGCGCAATGCAACCACTTGTTATGACACCACTACTGAGGATGAGTTACCAGGTTATTTTATCTACAGCATGACTTTGACTGTGTTTGGGTTCTGCATCccttttattatcatattttgcTGCTATGGCATGATTGTCAAAGCATTAATCTGCAATGATATGAACAACGCACCCCTGCGGCAGAAATCAATTCACCTGGTTATCATTGTGCTCGCAGTCTTCGCTGTCTCCTACCTGCCTTTCCACGTGATGAAGAACCTCAACATGAGGGCCAGGCTGTACTTCCAGAGCCCTGACATGTGCGATTTTAATAACCGCGTCTACGCCACCTACCAGGTGACGCGGGGGCTGGCCAGCCTCAACAGCTGTGTGGATCCTATTCTTTATTTCCTGGCTGGAGATACCTTCAGGAGGAAGCTGTCACGGGCCACTAAAAAGCCCTCCAGGAAGGGGGACAATGTCCTTCAGTCCAAGAGTGAGGAGACAGCGCTCAACAGCCTGGCTGAGTATGTGGAGAATGGGGAACGGAGGATGTAACATGGCCTCTGTGTGCTTAGTCATGGCTGTGGATTTGGGAAGTAGTACTAGAAGCCACAATGGACCTGGGATTGAATAAGTAAAAGCCTATGACCTAGGATTGAATGAATAGATGCACTGTGTGGACTGAAGGCTGTGTGTAAATTCTGATGGGATGATGGTTTATGGAACTGTAGGATAAAACTTCATTTAACCCTGTGATAACCATCAGTCGCTTGCAGCCCGTCGATATTGATAAACAAttatactgtattgtactgtacatgtatagTACCATAAATGTTAGAGCCATCACTCTTCATTGTTACTGAgtagtttgtgttgtttacACTTTGGACAAAATGAACATTACGATTAGCCAAGCTGGGGGGAAAAAGGTTTCCCTACACGCAATAATGTCCTGTTCATCAATTTCTTCAGGAAAAATAGGACTGAGAATGGATAGCACCTTCTGCAGCCACTGAGCTTATGCTTAATCAATAGCTATTAAGCAGGTGAGAGCCTGTGGTTAAGGAAGTGTACCTGCAATGACTTTTAGAGGAAAAAAGTAAATGCACTGAACCTGAGATTGAAGCATGGATGTGCCGCACAGACATTGTAATGCACTATGACCGGGGGACTCTCTGCTCAGAGGGATACCTATCATTCCTCGTTTCTTGCTCCATATATAACTGACTGGGGAGGGGATGTGGTCAAACAATTTTTCATATTGACAGCTTTGTGTTTGAGGTCTGCAACGGCTCTGTTACCACAATCTTTCTCGACTTGTTAATCTGTTcaccacagagaaaaaaacagaagataaTACTCAACAGTATTTTGTATATATGATATTACAATAAATGAAAGGTGCACTGTACAGGATGTTGTGACGTTCCAGATTAGTTTGTGTTGTTAACTGTTTTGTTCAAATCAATATCATTAATTGAGACCTTTTTAGTGTATGagtcaaatatcaaaatactATCAGTGAAACATTGATTTACCACAGCTGGTTCTAACTACACACGTACAACATAGGGAATAATAGCTTTTAATGAGcagagcacacatacacactcaatcACCTGCTTTGTGACTCCATCAACATATTGAAGACTTGTTTGTATGAGATACCTCAAAGTAAATACTGCACTGTACCCGTGTGTTGACAGATAACCATTTCTGTTTTGTATCTGTTGTAATCATTCTGGAGAAATGATTGTGGCGCTCTCTTGGTATATTTTACCCTGGATTATGTAGATGTTTGATGTCTGTACTAATATACCTTTGTAAATCTGTAACATGGCTGACTATTGTGAAGAAAGGAAGTGAATCACCTGTACAGAATATCTGGGGCCACTTGTATCTTTGTCAAtaaatttttatatttaaaacaagcaagaatatgttataataattattttcagatGGTGGCTAATTTTATATCCTTGATAGCATTTATGTCATACCAGCTGTTCCAACTTAAGTGTGTACACACTATGACAGTGAGTTCTGTCTTGCTacttcccctcctctttctccacaCTGCTGTTGACTTTCTTTTTCAACACAGCCAGGAGGAAGTGAGAGGACGAGGGAGGAATAAAGAGTGGCACCTTTTTCTTCTGGCTTATACTAAAACGGCTTTTGTGTCTGTCACAATGGCGTGAGGTTATTGATGCAGACAGGGGTGAGAGGCTGTCGCCAGGACCCAAGGGTTGCATGGTGCTGTGGGCACAGAAACTGACCAACTTTCTTCCTCCAAACAAGGCCCATGAATACAAACAGCTTTTGATTTCCTGGCTTTGAGGTTTAAACTGCATAGCTGGCCTTGgcaaatatgtgtgtttgtgtgtatgcacgtgtgtttgtgtgttagatGTTGGAAAGCCAGAAGGCAATGGAGACCTTATTCGAGTAGGTGGTTGTTTTAGTCGTAATTTCCTTTTGTTGGGTGCTGGTTATTGTTTCTTTGTTGAAAGCAGCCACTGTGTCATGCAAGTGTACCACAGGGGTATTAATACATATGTACATCTGTCTATTTGTGGGACAGATGTACAactaaaagttatttttctggCAAATAAATAGCTTATGATACAGTTATAGTCTTTTGTCATGTTCAGAAAAACACGCCattgtctctgctgtgtgtacACACGGTAAGATGAAAGAAAGGTTAGATACAGCCAGCGCCAAATCTTAAGGCAATGTCAGTGCTGTTGAGCTTGAGTGTAAAAGGTTGACTTGTAGAAGGTTGGGATGCTTGCCAGtatctcctccctcccttttcagTCACCTTTCACCCCTTTTCGCTCACATTCTCCTCGCTTTATtctgaatacagaaaaaaagttttcttcaCAGCATTTCATTTCTAGTGTTGAGAAGAGAACAAATGGGATTCCTGCAAAGTGCACAGTAATGGCAGTTACaaagtttgtatgtgtgtgtttcatgggGACACTGTTGGTGGCAGGGGGTCCAGAGGGTAATCACAGTCAGGGCAGCTAAACCAAAACACTGAGCTTTGTTCTTTGAGATTTACAGTGATGGTGCAGCCCCATCTATCACAGGGGCCCCATCTGCTTGAGCTAAAACCTACCGCTAACTACACAAAAAACGAAAGCAATCAAAATGTCAGCATGTGGTTCTTGGTGAGTAACTCATGATTCAAACAATCATGGGACAGCATGATCACAGTGATGAGTGGCAATGCTGCAAATTCAGGTGACTCCATTGACACTGTAAAAAACGAGGCATTATAAACTCCTATAAACACAAATTCCCTGCTGCATTATTTGTGAATCATGCACTTCTGATATTTACATCATAACGACATTACACTTCTGCATAGTGATTTTTGCAATAAGCAGTACTTGGAGGAAAATTGTATCCATTATTGAGGCTGTGTAAA is from Scomber scombrus chromosome 5, fScoSco1.1, whole genome shotgun sequence and encodes:
- the p2ry1 gene encoding P2Y purinoceptor 1; the encoded protein is MTTDLNLTSLLNVTDPHNHTRGCSLTKTGFQFYYLPTVYIMVFITGLVGNSLAIWMFVCHMRPWSSISVYMFNLALADFCYVLSLPFLIFYYFNKTDWIFGDVLCRLQRFIFHVNLYGSILFLTCISVHRYTGVVHPLKSLGRLKKKNAVITSALVWAVVVVGISPILYYSRTGLKRNATTCYDTTTEDELPGYFIYSMTLTVFGFCIPFIIIFCCYGMIVKALICNDMNNAPLRQKSIHLVIIVLAVFAVSYLPFHVMKNLNMRARLYFQSPDMCDFNNRVYATYQVTRGLASLNSCVDPILYFLAGDTFRRKLSRATKKPSRKGDNVLQSKSEETALNSLAEYVENGERRM